In one Umezawaea sp. Da 62-37 genomic region, the following are encoded:
- a CDS encoding MarR family transcriptional regulator: protein MDEPSDALLAWLYAHQGVEAAQAAMSERMEAVAGCSLLEHSALYRLKMNGGRLRMLDLSDYLSVSPSGGTRLVERLVKRGWVAREQSADNRRLVFAVLTAEGRRVLEQTTAAAYRDTVAAAFSDHLNDRDVADLKRIGRKLLEAHNRWDAQRFAAD, encoded by the coding sequence GTGGACGAGCCGAGTGACGCCCTGCTGGCCTGGCTGTACGCGCACCAGGGGGTGGAGGCCGCGCAGGCGGCGATGAGCGAACGCATGGAGGCCGTCGCCGGCTGCTCGCTGCTGGAGCACTCGGCGCTGTACCGGCTGAAGATGAACGGCGGCAGACTCCGCATGCTCGACCTCTCGGACTACCTGTCGGTGAGCCCCAGCGGGGGGACCAGGCTGGTCGAACGCCTGGTGAAGCGCGGCTGGGTCGCCCGCGAGCAGTCGGCGGACAACCGACGGCTCGTGTTCGCCGTGCTGACCGCAGAGGGTAGGCGGGTGCTGGAGCAGACCACGGCCGCCGCCTACCGGGACACGGTCGCCGCCGCGTTCTCGGACCACCTGAACGACCGCGACGTGGCCGACCTCAAACGGATCGGACGCAAACTCCTCGAAGCCCACAACCGCTGGGACGCCCAACGCTTCGCCGCCGACTGA
- a CDS encoding peroxiredoxin-like family protein, which translates to MTSTKSTIAEQVGALQATLPTRLPAGVLTAFAAEQAAFAALGAPAEAVGPGVAMPDGALLDVHGEPTTLDHARGGGPAVVVFYRGAWCPYCNLALRTYQDQLVPELAERGVGLIAVNPQKPDGSLSMAEANDLTFTVLSDPGNGIAAALGILSPRRDPAVRDAALSLGVDVAAGNGDGTDALPMPTAVVVDAGGVIRWIDVHPDYTTRSEPRAILDAVAAL; encoded by the coding sequence GTGACAAGCACCAAGTCCACGATCGCCGAGCAGGTCGGTGCCCTCCAGGCGACCCTGCCCACCCGGCTCCCGGCCGGGGTCTTGACCGCCTTCGCCGCCGAACAGGCGGCTTTCGCCGCGTTGGGGGCACCCGCCGAAGCCGTCGGACCGGGTGTCGCGATGCCGGACGGAGCCCTGCTCGACGTCCACGGCGAACCGACCACGCTCGACCACGCCAGGGGAGGCGGGCCCGCGGTCGTGGTCTTCTACCGGGGCGCCTGGTGCCCGTACTGCAACCTGGCCCTGCGCACCTACCAGGACCAGCTCGTGCCCGAACTGGCGGAACGCGGGGTCGGGCTGATCGCCGTCAACCCGCAGAAGCCCGACGGATCGCTGTCGATGGCCGAGGCCAACGACCTCACCTTCACGGTGCTGTCCGACCCCGGCAACGGGATCGCCGCCGCGCTCGGCATCCTCAGCCCGCGCCGCGACCCCGCGGTCCGGGACGCGGCGCTCTCGCTCGGCGTCGACGTGGCCGCGGGCAACGGCGACGGCACCGACGCGCTGCCGATGCCGACCGCGGTCGTCGTGGACGCGGGCGGTGTGATCCGCTGGATCGACGTCCACCCCGACTACACCACGCGCAGCGAACCGCGGGCGATCCTCGACGCCGTGGCGGCTCTTTGA
- a CDS encoding TetR family transcriptional regulator C-terminal domain-containing protein produces the protein MTEVRLTRKGRATRDRIVATASELMFERGVAGTSTDDVRAAAGVSTSQIYHYFSDKRTLVLAVIAHQTEAVLTAQEPLLSTLDSLEALRAWRDFLVALQRGYDCRGGCPIGSLGSELADVDDEARQAVATGYTRWEGSIRAGLHAMRDRGDLRPDADPDRLALATLTALQGGLLLTQIRRDTAALEAALDSMIDHIESFAT, from the coding sequence ATGACCGAGGTGCGGCTGACGCGGAAGGGGCGGGCGACCCGCGACCGGATCGTCGCCACCGCGTCGGAACTGATGTTCGAGCGCGGGGTCGCGGGGACCAGCACCGACGACGTGCGCGCCGCGGCGGGCGTCAGCACCTCGCAGATCTACCACTACTTCAGCGACAAGCGGACGCTCGTGCTGGCCGTCATCGCGCACCAGACCGAGGCCGTGCTGACCGCCCAGGAACCCCTGCTGTCCACCCTGGACAGCCTGGAGGCGCTGCGGGCGTGGCGGGACTTCCTGGTCGCGCTCCAGCGGGGCTACGACTGCCGCGGCGGATGCCCCATCGGATCGCTCGGCAGCGAACTGGCCGACGTGGACGACGAGGCGCGGCAGGCCGTCGCGACCGGGTACACCCGATGGGAGGGGAGCATCCGCGCCGGGCTGCACGCCATGCGCGACCGGGGCGACCTCCGTCCCGACGCCGACCCGGATCGGCTGGCACTCGCCACGCTGACCGCCTTGCAGGGTGGCCTGCTGCTGACCCAGATCCGCCGCGACACCGCCGCACTGGAGGCGGCGCTGGATTCGATGATCGACCACATCGAGTCGTTCGCGACCTAG
- a CDS encoding ricin-type beta-trefoil lectin domain protein: MPKSSPRRSLLSALGAALLATAAVAAPNAPAQAAGEQVNVWLTTTNSANRGTEVTRGLQQQTPVAFAAGTGTGGQTINVNENTRYQTFEGGGASFTDSAAWLMNSSGILSAATREDTMKKLFDPVNGIGLSMTRNPMASTDLARFDYSYDDTCCDVNDFKIDHDLADVLPLTKRAKELNPALRVMASPWSAPAWMKDNNSMRQGWLKAEYYATYGQYFAKYVQAYQSRGIPIDYVTPQNEPGCCAGYPSMQWNTAGLINFTKNGIYPAFRAAGINTKVLIYDWNWDGYNTWVKPQLQDPAIVNDPLFGGIAWHGYVGDVSAQTTAHNEFPNVKAFDTEHSGGTWITDQHREDMANIIDYTRNWGSSVVKWSLALDEQMNPHNGGCGTCTGFITVHNNDSRRGQVDYTVEYYTMGHLTKFVKPGAQRIESSDNASVKNVAWRNTDGSKALIAYNTTGSTQNVKVNWGGSSFNYSLPARTSATFTWNGTQGGTPTPTGGTITGLGGKCLDIAGASSTNGTAVQLYDCNGSTAQKWTAGTDGTLRALGKCLDIKDNGTADGTKLQIWDCAGGNNQKWTATAGKDIVNPTLNKCLDATGNSSANGTLVQIWACTGATNQKWTVTA, encoded by the coding sequence ATGCCGAAGTCCTCGCCTCGAAGGTCACTACTCTCCGCGCTCGGCGCGGCACTGCTGGCAACCGCCGCAGTGGCCGCGCCGAACGCACCCGCGCAGGCCGCGGGCGAACAAGTCAACGTCTGGCTCACCACCACCAACAGCGCGAACCGCGGGACGGAGGTCACGCGGGGACTCCAGCAGCAGACGCCGGTGGCGTTCGCGGCGGGCACGGGCACCGGTGGCCAGACGATCAACGTCAACGAGAACACCCGCTACCAGACGTTCGAGGGCGGTGGCGCGTCGTTCACCGACTCCGCCGCCTGGCTCATGAACAGCAGCGGCATCCTCAGCGCGGCCACGCGCGAGGACACGATGAAGAAGCTGTTCGACCCGGTCAACGGCATCGGGCTGTCGATGACCCGCAACCCGATGGCGTCCACGGACCTCGCGCGGTTCGACTACTCCTACGACGACACCTGCTGCGACGTCAACGACTTCAAGATCGACCACGACCTGGCCGACGTCCTGCCGCTGACCAAGCGGGCCAAGGAGCTGAACCCGGCGCTGCGCGTGATGGCGTCGCCGTGGAGCGCGCCCGCGTGGATGAAGGACAACAACTCCATGCGGCAGGGCTGGCTGAAGGCGGAGTACTACGCCACCTACGGCCAGTACTTCGCGAAGTACGTGCAGGCCTACCAGTCGCGGGGCATCCCGATCGACTACGTGACGCCGCAGAACGAGCCGGGCTGCTGCGCGGGCTACCCGTCGATGCAGTGGAACACCGCCGGCCTGATCAACTTCACCAAGAACGGCATCTACCCGGCGTTCCGGGCGGCCGGGATCAACACCAAGGTGCTGATCTACGACTGGAACTGGGACGGCTACAACACGTGGGTGAAGCCGCAGCTCCAGGACCCGGCGATCGTGAACGACCCGCTGTTCGGCGGCATCGCGTGGCACGGCTACGTCGGTGACGTCTCGGCGCAGACCACGGCGCACAACGAGTTCCCGAACGTCAAGGCGTTCGACACCGAGCACTCCGGCGGCACCTGGATCACCGACCAGCACCGCGAGGACATGGCCAACATCATCGACTACACCCGCAACTGGGGCAGCTCGGTCGTGAAGTGGAGCCTCGCGCTCGACGAGCAGATGAACCCGCACAACGGCGGCTGCGGCACGTGCACCGGCTTCATCACCGTGCACAACAACGACTCCCGGCGCGGCCAGGTCGACTACACCGTCGAGTACTACACGATGGGCCACCTGACCAAGTTCGTGAAGCCGGGCGCGCAGCGCATCGAATCCTCGGACAACGCGTCGGTGAAGAACGTCGCGTGGCGCAACACCGACGGCTCCAAGGCGCTGATCGCGTACAACACGACCGGCAGCACCCAGAACGTCAAGGTGAACTGGGGCGGCTCCTCGTTCAACTACAGCCTGCCCGCGCGGACGTCGGCCACGTTCACCTGGAACGGCACGCAGGGCGGCACGCCCACCCCGACCGGCGGCACCATCACCGGCCTCGGCGGCAAGTGCCTGGACATCGCGGGTGCCAGCAGCACGAACGGCACCGCCGTCCAGCTCTACGACTGCAACGGCAGCACCGCCCAGAAGTGGACCGCAGGCACCGACGGCACGCTGCGCGCGCTGGGCAAGTGCCTGGACATCAAGGACAACGGCACCGCCGACGGGACGAAGCTCCAGATCTGGGACTGCGCGGGCGGCAACAACCAGAAGTGGACCGCCACGGCGGGCAAGGACATCGTCAACCCGACGCTGAACAAGTGCCTCGACGCGACCGGCAACTCCTCCGCCAACGGCACCCTGGTCCAGATCTGGGCCTGCACCGGTGCCACCAACCAGAAGTGGACGGTCACCGCGTGA
- a CDS encoding ricin-type beta-trefoil lectin domain protein — translation MKRTLAIIAAVVAPLFLIAVPSADAAGPVGPITGLAGKCLDVAAASSANGTAVQLYDCNGSAAQQWTVESDGTLRALGKCLDIKDNGTADGAKLQIWDCSASANKQWKANAAKDVVNPATGKCLDVTGNSSANGALIQIWACGGGANQKWTVPSGGGTTPPPTGDPTMAVAPYIYNGWGNPPNAQSVMSATGVKWFTMAFMLSNGYCNPQWDSGRPLTGSPDQTMINSIRAAGGDVVVSFGGANGNKLESSCGSVSELAAAYQKVINAYGLKAIDIDLEAAAYDNPTVQQRTVDALKVVKANNPGIALYVTIGTNISGPDSGLIRRAASSGLSITAWAIMPFDFGGNGQNMGNLTKQAAEGLKNVVKSAYGYTDDQAYRNTGISSMNGITDVGETVTVADFRTILAYAQEKHIARLTFWSSNRDRPCAGGYPNDDTCSGVSQQAWEFTRTLAAYRG, via the coding sequence GTGAAGCGCACCCTGGCGATCATCGCGGCCGTCGTCGCGCCGCTGTTCCTGATCGCGGTCCCGTCGGCCGACGCCGCCGGACCGGTCGGGCCGATCACCGGCCTGGCGGGCAAGTGCCTGGACGTCGCCGCGGCGAGCAGCGCCAACGGGACGGCCGTGCAGCTCTACGACTGCAACGGATCCGCGGCGCAGCAGTGGACCGTCGAGAGCGACGGCACGCTGCGGGCGCTCGGCAAGTGCCTGGACATCAAGGACAACGGCACCGCCGACGGGGCCAAGCTCCAGATCTGGGACTGCTCGGCGAGCGCGAACAAGCAGTGGAAGGCCAACGCGGCCAAGGACGTCGTCAACCCGGCGACGGGCAAGTGCCTCGACGTCACCGGCAACAGCTCCGCCAACGGCGCCCTGATCCAGATCTGGGCGTGCGGCGGCGGCGCGAACCAGAAGTGGACCGTGCCCTCGGGCGGCGGCACGACCCCGCCGCCCACCGGTGACCCGACGATGGCCGTGGCGCCCTACATCTACAACGGGTGGGGCAACCCGCCGAACGCCCAGTCGGTCATGTCCGCGACCGGCGTCAAGTGGTTCACGATGGCGTTCATGCTGTCCAACGGCTACTGCAACCCCCAGTGGGACAGCGGGAGGCCGCTGACCGGCAGCCCGGACCAGACGATGATCAACTCCATCCGCGCGGCGGGTGGGGACGTGGTCGTCTCCTTCGGCGGGGCCAACGGGAACAAGCTGGAGTCGTCCTGCGGGTCGGTCTCCGAACTGGCGGCGGCCTACCAGAAGGTGATCAACGCCTACGGGTTGAAGGCGATCGACATCGACCTGGAGGCCGCGGCCTACGACAACCCGACGGTGCAGCAGCGGACGGTGGACGCGCTGAAGGTCGTCAAGGCCAACAACCCCGGCATCGCGCTGTACGTGACGATCGGGACGAACATCAGCGGCCCGGACAGCGGGCTCATCCGGCGGGCGGCATCGTCGGGGCTGAGCATCACCGCGTGGGCGATCATGCCGTTCGACTTCGGCGGCAACGGGCAGAACATGGGCAACCTGACCAAGCAGGCCGCGGAAGGCCTGAAGAACGTGGTCAAGAGCGCCTACGGGTACACCGACGACCAGGCTTACCGGAACACGGGGATCTCGTCGATGAACGGGATCACGGACGTCGGGGAGACGGTCACGGTGGCCGACTTCCGGACGATCCTGGCGTACGCGCAGGAGAAGCACATCGCGCGGTTGACGTTCTGGTCGAGCAACCGGGATCGGCCGTGTGCCGGGGGTTACCCGAACGACGACACGTGTTCCGGGGTGTCGCAGCAGGCTTGGGAGTTCACGCGGACGTTGGCGGCTTATCGGGGGTAG
- the nudC gene encoding NAD(+) diphosphatase, with amino-acid sequence MTHPFELAGPPALSRFTVDRREPLRADLERLASLWPKSRVLVVDKRGRTMVADRGSRLVDRPALEFGDDPPSDAVLLGEQDGVAFWGVPLDGDETEVQVSPARAWQFPELTDEPQLLDLRAVGALLDDTGAGLLTSAVAAFAWHRNAKFCARCGSPTESVKSGWARVCTECSHEEYPRTDAAVICLVHDGVGTNGENVLLARGTGWPQGRYSVLAGFVEAGESLEACVAREIAEEVGVNATAIRYLGSQPWPFPRSLMVGFTAVADPSEPLVPADGEIAEAKWVSRELVRQALAEPGSVEDLLLAPGASIAYRMISSWAEAS; translated from the coding sequence GTGACCCACCCGTTCGAACTGGCGGGTCCGCCCGCTCTCTCCCGGTTCACCGTGGACCGGCGGGAGCCGCTGCGGGCGGACCTGGAGCGGCTGGCCTCGCTGTGGCCGAAGTCCCGCGTGCTGGTCGTCGACAAGCGCGGCCGCACCATGGTGGCGGACAGGGGTTCCCGGCTGGTCGACCGGCCCGCGCTCGAGTTCGGCGACGACCCGCCGTCCGACGCCGTCCTGCTCGGCGAGCAGGACGGCGTGGCGTTCTGGGGCGTGCCGCTGGACGGCGACGAGACCGAGGTCCAGGTCAGTCCGGCCAGGGCGTGGCAGTTCCCGGAGCTGACCGACGAACCGCAGCTGCTGGACCTGCGGGCCGTCGGCGCGCTGCTGGACGACACCGGCGCCGGCCTGCTGACCTCGGCGGTGGCGGCCTTCGCGTGGCACCGCAACGCCAAGTTCTGCGCCCGCTGCGGCTCCCCGACCGAGTCGGTCAAGTCCGGCTGGGCCCGCGTCTGCACGGAGTGCTCGCACGAGGAGTACCCGCGCACCGACGCGGCCGTCATCTGCCTGGTCCACGACGGCGTCGGCACCAACGGCGAGAACGTGCTGCTGGCCAGGGGAACGGGCTGGCCGCAAGGCCGCTACTCGGTCCTCGCTGGCTTCGTCGAGGCGGGCGAGTCGCTGGAAGCGTGCGTCGCACGGGAGATCGCGGAGGAGGTCGGCGTCAACGCCACCGCCATCCGCTACCTCGGCAGCCAGCCGTGGCCGTTCCCGCGCTCGCTGATGGTCGGCTTCACCGCCGTCGCGGACCCCTCGGAACCACTGGTGCCCGCGGACGGCGAGATCGCCGAGGCCAAGTGGGTCAGCCGCGAGCTGGTCCGCCAGGCGCTCGCCGAGCCGGGCAGCGTCGAGGACCTGCTGCTGGCCCCCGGAGCGTCGATCGCCTACCGGATGATCTCCTCCTGGGCCGAGGCTTCCTGA
- a CDS encoding ROK family protein — translation MRPWGVKAWQRGVTVQRSKRTMRDLRTSNRARVLRRLYFDGQFSRHELAGATGLSQASVSNVVGELVEDQVVVEAGLVGSDGGRPRVLLRVNPDNACVVGVDVGETHVLVEVFDLTLRRLAMSTFQMESIANRGEAVVERVLTGLAQCIEDSGVDPSRLLGVGVGVPGLVERGSELLVHAQTVGWNGVPLERMLRAGTDLPLFIDNGANTLGQAEMWFGAGRGARNAVIALVGSGVGASVIADGVPYRGASGGAGEWGHTTLALDGRPCRCGANGCLEAYIGAKGVLTRYRELAGLPGDVVDEEVALRELLAEDSSAAREVLNETARYAGAGIGNLINLFNPERVILGGWAGLLLGSQLLPAIREVAAKHALHHPYQQAKIKLCELGTESVAMGAATLPVAEFLGAGGVRSPALMRPTG, via the coding sequence ATGCGACCTTGGGGCGTCAAGGCTTGGCAAAGGGGAGTGACAGTGCAGCGGAGCAAGCGGACGATGCGCGATCTGAGGACGAGCAACCGCGCCCGCGTGTTGCGACGGCTGTACTTCGACGGCCAGTTCAGCCGCCACGAACTCGCCGGGGCGACCGGCCTCAGCCAGGCGTCGGTCAGCAACGTCGTCGGTGAACTCGTCGAGGACCAGGTGGTCGTCGAAGCGGGCCTCGTCGGCTCCGACGGCGGCAGGCCCCGCGTCCTGCTGCGCGTCAACCCGGACAACGCCTGCGTGGTCGGCGTCGACGTGGGGGAGACCCACGTGCTCGTCGAGGTCTTCGACCTCACCCTCCGCAGGCTCGCGATGAGCACGTTCCAGATGGAGTCCATCGCCAACCGCGGCGAGGCCGTCGTCGAACGCGTCCTCACCGGCCTCGCCCAGTGCATCGAGGACAGCGGCGTCGACCCCAGCAGACTGCTGGGAGTGGGAGTAGGCGTCCCCGGCCTGGTCGAGCGCGGCTCGGAACTGCTGGTCCACGCCCAAACCGTCGGCTGGAACGGCGTCCCGCTCGAACGAATGCTCCGCGCAGGCACCGATTTGCCGCTCTTCATCGACAACGGCGCCAACACCCTCGGCCAGGCGGAGATGTGGTTCGGCGCAGGCCGCGGCGCCCGCAACGCTGTTATTGCTCTGGTCGGCTCCGGCGTAGGCGCCAGCGTCATCGCCGACGGCGTCCCCTACCGCGGCGCCTCGGGCGGTGCCGGCGAATGGGGCCACACCACCCTCGCCCTCGACGGCAGACCCTGCCGCTGCGGTGCCAACGGCTGCCTCGAGGCCTACATCGGCGCCAAGGGCGTCCTCACCCGCTACCGCGAACTCGCAGGCCTCCCCGGCGACGTCGTCGACGAGGAAGTCGCACTGCGCGAACTACTCGCCGAAGACTCCTCCGCCGCCCGCGAAGTCCTCAACGAAACCGCCCGCTACGCAGGCGCCGGCATCGGCAACCTCATCAACCTCTTCAACCCCGAACGAGTCATACTGGGCGGCTGGGCAGGCCTGCTACTGGGCAGCCAACTACTCCCCGCCATCCGCGAGGTAGCCGCCAAACACGCCCTCCACCACCCCTACCAGCAAGCAAAGATCAAACTCTGCGAACTGGGCACCGAATCCGTCGCCATGGGCGCGGCAACCCTCCCAGTCGCAGAATTCCTAGGCGCCGGCGGCGTCCGCTCCCCAGCCCTCATGCGCCCCACCGGCTAA
- a CDS encoding NmrA/HSCARG family protein, producing the protein MTTLITGATGAQGGAVARLLLDRGDRVRALTRRPDSPAAERLRAAGAEVVGGDFDDPASLKAAVDGATSVFAVSTPFGTDVETEVRQGIALVDAARDVGHVVFTSAANADRGTGIPHFDSKQRIEEHLRGSGVRWTVLGPAAFVDDKFGEWSLSGLREGVLGLPLPSDLPLHLITVADIAAVAVLALDQPDRFAGVRLDLAGEALTPEGMAEALSAAIGEPIRHRRPPLDVVERYSPDLAAMFRYFTEPGMDVDLPALRAALPEITWHTYAEFVRGLPWDTMLRAAVR; encoded by the coding sequence ATGACAACGTTGATCACGGGTGCCACCGGCGCCCAGGGTGGTGCCGTCGCCCGTCTGCTCCTCGACCGGGGTGACCGCGTCCGCGCGCTCACCCGTCGTCCCGACAGCCCTGCCGCCGAACGGCTGCGCGCGGCGGGCGCCGAGGTGGTCGGTGGTGACTTCGACGACCCGGCGTCGCTCAAGGCCGCCGTGGACGGTGCGACTTCGGTGTTCGCGGTGTCGACGCCGTTCGGGACGGACGTGGAAACCGAAGTGCGGCAAGGGATCGCGCTCGTCGACGCGGCGCGCGACGTCGGGCACGTGGTGTTCACCTCGGCCGCGAACGCCGACCGGGGCACGGGCATCCCGCACTTCGACAGCAAGCAGCGGATCGAGGAGCACCTGCGGGGCAGCGGAGTGCGGTGGACGGTCCTGGGGCCCGCCGCGTTCGTCGACGACAAGTTCGGCGAGTGGTCGCTGAGCGGGTTGCGCGAGGGCGTGCTGGGGCTGCCGCTGCCGTCGGACCTGCCGCTGCACCTGATCACCGTGGCCGACATCGCGGCCGTGGCGGTGCTCGCGCTGGACCAGCCGGACAGGTTCGCCGGGGTTCGCCTGGACCTGGCGGGCGAGGCCCTCACCCCGGAGGGGATGGCGGAGGCGTTGAGCGCGGCGATCGGCGAGCCGATCCGGCACCGCAGGCCGCCGCTGGACGTGGTCGAGCGGTACTCACCCGACCTGGCGGCGATGTTCCGCTACTTCACCGAGCCCGGCATGGACGTCGACCTGCCCGCGCTGCGGGCCGCCCTGCCGGAGATCACCTGGCACACCTACGCCGAGTTCGTGCGCGGGCTGCCCTGGGACACCATGCTGCGAGCGGCGGTGCGGTGA